In a single window of the Streptomyces sp. NBC_00285 genome:
- a CDS encoding cellulose-binding domain-containing protein, translating into MPDLPTPQDAAEAALFSECWDAVLSYADLCTAGSTAATELATEAFSRGMHEVRDAEATVRGAGRRPVRLPRIPLLLTAVRAMASEWEVDGLGHRLDPDLRLWLNSDKAARYTGPPLQRPIALRGLRDLQAADAELLWMAEVEALPPGVVARRLGLDPATVGDELAEVRGLFRDRSHRNHLDTPMDAQCRSYARLLDAVTRSTSGETPNDLSRHLARCVECAEAAACLRLHGGGLPAALSGGVIGWGGLAYLERRRRAAEVRLGAGRPAALEGGPTDPDAHKAKVVRNGLLVAAVLVSALALAVSMMPGDDMDGHVAKPGVATTAEGLPVSNPGAGVPAATSRAPSSAKSSQATAANPSESTEAKNPDPEPQGTTSAGVGEPEPGESAAPSCTVEYTLVKQWPDGFQGAVTVTTAQALDDWQVVWSFKDGQKVTQMWDASFTQSGTKVTATAADYNQSVPANGSLSLGFLASWQSKNTPAYDFSLNGHECAKS; encoded by the coding sequence ATGCCCGACCTGCCGACCCCCCAGGACGCCGCCGAGGCCGCGCTGTTCTCCGAGTGCTGGGATGCCGTGCTGTCGTACGCCGATCTGTGCACGGCCGGCTCCACCGCCGCCACGGAACTGGCCACGGAGGCGTTCTCCCGAGGGATGCACGAGGTCCGGGACGCGGAGGCCACCGTCCGCGGTGCCGGCCGCCGTCCGGTCCGGCTGCCTCGGATACCCCTGCTGCTGACCGCCGTTCGCGCCATGGCGTCGGAGTGGGAGGTAGATGGTCTGGGCCACCGGCTCGACCCCGACCTGCGGCTCTGGCTCAACTCCGACAAGGCCGCCCGGTACACCGGCCCGCCGCTCCAGCGGCCGATCGCGCTGCGCGGACTGCGTGACCTGCAGGCGGCGGACGCCGAACTGCTGTGGATGGCCGAGGTGGAGGCGCTGCCCCCGGGCGTGGTGGCCCGCCGGCTCGGCCTCGACCCGGCCACCGTCGGTGACGAACTCGCAGAGGTACGCGGCCTGTTCCGGGACCGCAGCCACCGCAACCATCTCGACACGCCGATGGACGCGCAGTGCCGCAGCTATGCCCGGCTGCTGGACGCGGTCACCCGGTCCACCTCCGGAGAGACGCCGAACGACCTCTCCCGTCACCTCGCGCGCTGCGTGGAGTGCGCGGAGGCCGCCGCCTGCCTCCGGCTGCACGGCGGCGGACTGCCCGCGGCCCTCTCCGGCGGGGTGATCGGCTGGGGCGGTCTCGCCTATCTGGAGCGTCGCCGCCGGGCCGCCGAGGTACGCCTGGGTGCCGGCCGTCCGGCGGCCCTGGAGGGCGGGCCCACGGACCCCGACGCGCACAAGGCGAAGGTCGTACGCAACGGGCTGCTCGTCGCGGCCGTCCTCGTCTCCGCGCTCGCCCTCGCCGTCTCGATGATGCCGGGCGACGACATGGACGGCCACGTGGCCAAGCCTGGCGTCGCGACCACCGCCGAGGGCCTTCCGGTGTCCAACCCCGGCGCGGGCGTCCCCGCCGCCACCTCGCGGGCGCCGAGTTCGGCGAAGTCCTCGCAGGCCACCGCGGCGAACCCTTCCGAGTCCACGGAGGCGAAGAACCCCGACCCCGAACCCCAGGGCACCACCTCCGCCGGCGTCGGGGAACCGGAGCCCGGCGAGAGCGCCGCACCGTCCTGCACGGTCGAGTACACCCTCGTCAAGCAGTGGCCCGACGGCTTCCAGGGCGCCGTCACCGTCACCACCGCTCAGGCCCTCGACGACTGGCAGGTCGTCTGGTCCTTCAAGGACGGCCAGAAGGTGACGCAGATGTGGGACGCGAGCTTCACCCAGAGCGGCACGAAGGTCACGGCGACGGCCGCCGACTACAACCAGTCGGTTCCCGCGAACGGTTCACTCTCCCTCGGTTTCCTCGCCTCCTGGCAGAGCAAGAACACACCGGCCTACGACTTCTCCCTCAACGGCCACGAGTGCGCCAAGTCCTGA
- a CDS encoding dihydrodipicolinate synthase family protein: protein MTATDLRPWRGVLVATALPLNDDLSVNHDKYAEHCAWLVENGCDGVVPNGSLGEYQVLTPEERTKVVETAVAAIGGERVMPGVAAYGSAESRRWAEQARDAGCASVMLLPPNAYRADERSVLAHYAEVAKAGLPVVAYNNPIDTKVDLVPELLAKLHGEGFIRAVKEFSGDVRRAYQLAELAPELDLLIGADDVLLELALAGAKGWVAGYPNALPRSCVELYRAAVEGDLATAKKLYEQLHPLLRWDSKVEFVQAIKSSMDIVGRHGGSCRAPRVPLLPEQEAAVRAATERAVAAGLG, encoded by the coding sequence ATGACAGCCACCGACCTTCGCCCCTGGCGCGGAGTCCTCGTCGCCACCGCACTTCCGTTGAACGACGACCTCTCCGTGAACCACGACAAGTACGCCGAGCACTGCGCCTGGCTGGTCGAGAACGGCTGCGACGGCGTCGTACCGAACGGCTCGCTCGGCGAGTACCAGGTGCTCACGCCCGAGGAGCGCACCAAGGTCGTCGAGACGGCCGTGGCCGCGATCGGCGGGGAGCGCGTCATGCCGGGTGTCGCCGCCTACGGGTCGGCGGAGTCCCGCCGCTGGGCCGAGCAGGCGCGTGACGCGGGCTGCGCGTCCGTGATGCTGCTGCCGCCCAACGCGTACCGCGCCGACGAGCGTTCGGTCCTCGCGCACTACGCCGAGGTCGCGAAGGCGGGCCTGCCGGTCGTGGCGTACAACAACCCGATCGACACCAAGGTCGACCTCGTCCCGGAGCTGCTGGCCAAGCTGCACGGCGAGGGCTTCATCCGCGCGGTCAAGGAGTTCTCCGGTGATGTCCGGCGCGCCTACCAGCTGGCCGAACTCGCTCCCGAACTGGACCTGTTGATCGGCGCCGACGACGTCCTGCTGGAGCTCGCGCTCGCCGGGGCCAAGGGCTGGGTGGCCGGTTACCCGAACGCGCTGCCCAGGTCCTGCGTCGAGCTGTACCGGGCGGCCGTGGAGGGCGACCTCGCCACCGCGAAGAAGCTGTACGAGCAGTTGCATCCGTTGCTGCGCTGGGACTCCAAGGTCGAGTTCGTGCAGGCGATCAAGTCGTCGATGGACATCGTGGGTCGCCACGGCGGGAGTTGCCGGGCGCCGCGTGTCCCGTTGCTGCCCGAGCAGGAGGCCGCCGTACGGGCCGCCACCGAGCGGGCGGTCGCGGCCGGACTCGGGTAG
- a CDS encoding radical SAM protein, whose protein sequence is MGSRTALVEDLMERFPQVPREAVFKEDLLRGGLAFDPSALSDNESGEVKPKSYFIFSFDHGTLPELGEAALRRPPEEIILTGGPYDLRRTVVSVRVNPSSPYRVAADEEGLLGLYLDGKRIADVGVPPMPEYYRHKLSNGKSVMEVAPTIQWGYLVYLTVFRVCQYFGAKEECQYCDINHNWRQQKAAGRPYTGVKDVDEVLEALEIIDRYDTAKTSTAYTLTGGAITSKLQGRDEADFYGLYAKAIEEHFPGRWIGKVVAQALPRDDVQRFKDYGVQIYHPNYEVWDEYLFKMFCPGKERYVGRDEWHKRILDSAEVFGARNVIPNFVAGVEMAEPFGFKTVDEAIASTTEGLRFFMSQGITPRFTTWCPEPTTPLGKANPQGAPLEYHIRLLQAYRQTMDDFGLAFPPGYGPPGPGRAVFSVSSFMDSLPAQEPVEI, encoded by the coding sequence ATGGGCAGCCGTACCGCGCTGGTCGAGGATCTGATGGAGCGGTTCCCGCAGGTACCGCGGGAAGCCGTCTTCAAAGAGGACCTGCTGCGGGGTGGTCTGGCCTTCGACCCCTCTGCCCTCAGCGACAACGAGTCGGGTGAGGTGAAGCCGAAGTCCTACTTCATCTTCTCCTTCGACCACGGCACCCTGCCGGAGCTGGGAGAGGCCGCGCTGCGGCGCCCGCCGGAGGAGATCATCCTCACGGGCGGGCCGTACGACCTGCGGCGGACCGTGGTGTCGGTGCGGGTCAACCCGTCCTCGCCGTACCGCGTCGCCGCCGACGAGGAGGGGCTGCTCGGTCTCTACCTCGACGGCAAGCGGATCGCCGACGTGGGTGTGCCGCCGATGCCGGAGTACTACCGGCACAAGCTCTCCAACGGGAAGTCCGTCATGGAGGTCGCCCCGACCATCCAGTGGGGCTACCTCGTCTACCTGACCGTCTTCCGGGTCTGCCAGTACTTCGGCGCCAAGGAGGAGTGCCAGTACTGCGACATCAACCACAACTGGCGCCAGCAGAAGGCGGCCGGGCGGCCGTACACCGGCGTCAAGGACGTCGACGAGGTCCTCGAAGCCCTGGAGATCATCGACCGGTACGACACCGCCAAGACGTCCACCGCCTACACCCTCACCGGCGGCGCGATCACCTCGAAGCTCCAGGGCCGCGACGAGGCCGACTTCTACGGTCTCTACGCCAAGGCCATCGAGGAGCACTTCCCGGGCCGGTGGATCGGCAAGGTCGTGGCGCAGGCGCTGCCGCGCGACGACGTGCAGCGGTTCAAGGACTACGGCGTGCAGATCTACCACCCCAACTACGAGGTGTGGGACGAGTACCTCTTCAAGATGTTCTGCCCGGGCAAGGAGCGGTACGTCGGCCGGGACGAGTGGCACAAGCGCATCCTGGACTCGGCCGAGGTGTTCGGCGCGCGCAACGTCATCCCCAACTTCGTGGCGGGCGTGGAGATGGCGGAGCCCTTCGGCTTCAAGACGGTCGACGAGGCCATCGCCTCCACCACCGAGGGCCTGCGCTTCTTCATGTCCCAGGGCATCACGCCCCGCTTCACCACCTGGTGCCCCGAGCCGACGACCCCGCTCGGCAAGGCCAACCCGCAGGGCGCGCCGCTGGAGTACCACATCCGGCTCCTCCAGGCGTATCGCCAGACCATGGACGACTTCGGGCTGGCCTTCCCGCCCGGATACGGCCCGCCCGGACCGGGCCGTGCCGTCTTCTCCGTGAGCTCCTTCATGGACAGCCTTCCGGCGCAGGAGCCGGTCGAGATCTGA
- a CDS encoding hydroxyacid dehydrogenase — translation MPERPQALFAMTAENVPLVFPPEVLARLRALVDIDPAIVAEDLTDPRVAGVLARTEILVTGWGCPRLDAAVLDAAPELRAVLHSAGSVKGFATPEIWRRGIAVSSAAEANALPVAEYTLAMILLAGKDVLVRRERLRAERASPGWGIVPEIGNHGRRVGVIGASRIGRKVIELLRPFDLEVSLTDPYVDESAALKLGVRLQGLDDLLRTSQIVTVHAPETPETRHLIGRRELALMPDRAVLVNTARGSLVDTDALVGELRTGRLSAILDVTDPEPLPADSPLHDLPNAFVTPHLAGSQGNELARLGLAVVAETERVVSGAGPAYPVDFGALAREA, via the coding sequence TTGCCCGAGCGACCCCAGGCGCTGTTCGCCATGACCGCCGAGAACGTGCCGCTCGTCTTCCCCCCCGAGGTGCTGGCGCGGCTGCGCGCACTGGTGGACATCGACCCCGCGATCGTGGCCGAGGACCTCACCGACCCGCGCGTCGCCGGCGTCCTCGCCCGCACCGAGATCCTCGTGACCGGCTGGGGCTGCCCCCGCCTGGACGCGGCCGTCCTCGACGCCGCCCCGGAACTCCGTGCGGTCCTGCACTCGGCCGGCTCCGTCAAGGGCTTCGCCACACCGGAGATCTGGCGGCGCGGCATCGCCGTCTCCTCGGCCGCCGAGGCCAACGCGCTGCCCGTCGCCGAGTACACGCTCGCCATGATCCTGCTCGCCGGCAAGGACGTCCTCGTGCGCCGCGAGCGGCTGCGCGCGGAGCGGGCGTCCCCCGGCTGGGGCATCGTGCCGGAGATCGGCAACCACGGGCGCCGGGTCGGGGTGATCGGGGCGTCGCGGATCGGGCGGAAGGTGATCGAGCTGCTGCGGCCGTTCGACCTGGAGGTGAGCCTGACCGACCCGTACGTCGACGAGAGCGCGGCCCTGAAGCTGGGCGTCCGCCTGCAGGGCCTCGACGACCTGCTGCGCACCTCGCAGATCGTGACCGTGCACGCGCCCGAGACCCCCGAGACCCGGCACCTGATCGGCCGCCGTGAACTGGCCCTGATGCCGGACCGCGCGGTGCTGGTCAACACCGCGCGCGGGAGCCTGGTCGACACGGACGCCCTCGTCGGCGAACTGCGCACCGGGCGGCTCAGCGCGATCCTCGACGTGACCGACCCCGAGCCCCTGCCCGCCGACTCACCCCTCCACGACCTGCCGAACGCCTTCGTCACCCCGCACCTCGCGGGATCGCAGGGCAACGAACTGGCCCGGCTGGGTCTGGCGGTCGTGGCGGAGACGGAACGGGTGGTGTCGGGGGCGGGGCCGGCGTACCCGGTGGACTTCGGGGCGCTGGCGCGGGAGGCCTGA
- a CDS encoding proline racemase family protein, with translation MRSKLVLHAVDSHTEGMPTRVITGGIGTIPGATMNERRLYFREHRDDVKQLLMNEPRGHAAMSGAILQPPTRPDCDWGVVYIEVSGYLPMCGHGTIGVATVLVETGMVEVVEPVTTIRLDTPAGLVVAEVAVEDGRAKNVTLQNVPSFAVALDRKIALSDGRTVTYDLAYGGNFYAILPLEQFGLPFDRARGDDILKAGLSLMEAINSEEEPVHPEDPSIRGCHHVHLIAPGSDARHSRHAMAIHPGWFDRSPCGTGTSARMAQLHARGELPLHTEFVNESFIGTQFTGRLLGTTEVAGRPAVLPSFTGRAWITGTAQYLLDPTDPFPAGFVL, from the coding sequence ATGCGCAGCAAACTCGTCCTGCACGCCGTCGACTCGCACACCGAGGGCATGCCCACCCGTGTGATCACCGGCGGCATCGGCACGATCCCCGGCGCGACCATGAACGAGCGGCGCCTGTACTTCCGTGAGCACCGCGACGACGTCAAGCAGCTCCTGATGAACGAGCCGCGCGGGCACGCGGCGATGAGCGGAGCGATCCTCCAGCCGCCGACCCGCCCGGACTGCGACTGGGGTGTCGTCTACATCGAGGTCTCCGGCTATCTCCCGATGTGCGGGCACGGCACGATCGGGGTGGCGACCGTGCTGGTGGAGACCGGCATGGTCGAGGTCGTCGAGCCGGTCACCACGATCCGGCTCGACACCCCGGCGGGCCTGGTCGTCGCGGAGGTCGCGGTCGAGGACGGCAGGGCGAAGAACGTCACGCTGCAGAACGTGCCGTCCTTCGCCGTCGCCCTCGACCGCAAGATCGCACTCTCCGACGGGCGCACGGTGACGTACGACCTGGCGTACGGCGGCAACTTCTACGCCATCCTGCCGCTGGAGCAGTTCGGGCTGCCCTTCGACCGGGCCCGGGGGGACGACATCCTCAAGGCGGGACTGTCCCTCATGGAGGCGATCAACTCCGAGGAGGAGCCGGTCCACCCGGAGGATCCGTCCATCCGTGGCTGTCACCACGTCCATCTGATCGCGCCCGGCTCCGACGCCCGGCACTCCCGGCACGCGATGGCCATCCACCCAGGCTGGTTCGACCGCTCCCCCTGCGGCACCGGCACCAGTGCGCGCATGGCGCAGTTGCACGCACGCGGTGAACTCCCGCTGCACACCGAGTTCGTGAACGAGTCCTTCATCGGGACGCAGTTCACCGGTCGGCTCCTCGGCACGACCGAGGTCGCGGGCCGCCCCGCCGTCCTGCCCAGTTTCACCGGGCGGGCCTGGATCACCGGCACGGCCCAGTACCTGCTCGACCCGACCGACCCGTTCCCTGCCGGATTCGTGCTCTGA
- a CDS encoding FAD/NAD(P)-dependent oxidoreductase, giving the protein MTEPSRERPHLAVIGAGPAGLAATLAAAARGVHVTLIDSASEPGGQFYRQPAPEFGARRPQALHHQWRTWERLRDGLDIHVRAGTVRHLTDHHVWFVERRDSADFTVHALLGPEQEEPAEVRADAVLLATGGYEKVLPFPGWTLPGVVTAGGAQAMLKGGLVLPGRTAVVAGTGPLLLPVATGLTAAGATVAALVDSADPRAFLRRSRALSSRPDKVAEAARYAGQLLRHRVRTLLHHTVVEAHGTGRVEAVTIAALDRDGRVRPATLRRLTCDTLAVGHGMLPHTDLADALGCRVDGTDVYVDDEQRTDVPGVWAAGETTGIGGSALSLAEGHIAGRSIAARSAGRRPDPDGWAAAVRARDGLRAFFATVDSVYAPPAHWAEQVTDDTVVCRCEEVPAGAVRQAVRELGAGDLRTVKLLTRAGMGWCQGRMCGPGVAGVAGCPETAGRRPFARPVPLGVLARAGEIEPQ; this is encoded by the coding sequence ATGACTGAACCTAGCCGTGAACGACCCCACCTCGCGGTGATCGGCGCGGGCCCGGCCGGGCTGGCGGCCACCCTCGCGGCAGCCGCCCGCGGGGTCCACGTCACCCTGATCGACTCGGCGTCGGAGCCGGGCGGGCAGTTCTACCGACAGCCCGCGCCGGAGTTCGGTGCCCGCCGCCCGCAGGCACTGCATCACCAGTGGCGGACCTGGGAGAGGCTACGGGACGGTCTGGACATCCACGTACGGGCAGGCACGGTACGACATCTGACGGACCATCACGTCTGGTTCGTCGAGCGCCGGGACAGCGCCGACTTCACCGTGCACGCCCTGCTCGGCCCCGAGCAGGAGGAGCCGGCCGAGGTGCGCGCCGACGCCGTTCTCCTCGCCACCGGCGGCTACGAGAAGGTGCTGCCCTTCCCCGGCTGGACCCTGCCCGGTGTCGTCACGGCCGGCGGGGCGCAGGCCATGCTCAAGGGCGGCCTCGTCCTGCCCGGCCGTACCGCCGTCGTCGCCGGGACCGGACCGCTGCTGCTGCCCGTCGCCACCGGCCTCACCGCGGCGGGCGCCACCGTCGCCGCACTGGTGGACTCGGCCGACCCCAGGGCGTTCCTACGACGGTCCCGGGCGCTGTCGTCCCGACCCGACAAGGTCGCCGAAGCGGCCCGGTACGCGGGGCAGTTGCTCCGGCACAGGGTCCGCACTCTCCTCCACCACACCGTCGTGGAGGCGCACGGCACCGGGCGGGTGGAGGCCGTCACGATCGCGGCGCTCGACCGGGACGGGCGGGTGCGCCCGGCCACCCTGCGGCGTCTGACCTGCGACACCCTTGCCGTGGGGCACGGCATGCTGCCCCACACCGATCTCGCCGACGCGCTGGGCTGCCGTGTCGACGGGACGGACGTGTACGTCGACGACGAGCAGCGCACCGACGTGCCGGGTGTGTGGGCGGCTGGAGAGACCACCGGCATCGGGGGCTCCGCGCTCTCCCTCGCCGAGGGGCACATCGCCGGGCGGTCGATCGCGGCACGGTCGGCGGGACGCCGGCCGGACCCGGACGGGTGGGCGGCCGCCGTACGTGCCCGGGACGGGCTGCGCGCCTTCTTCGCCACCGTCGACTCCGTGTACGCGCCGCCCGCGCACTGGGCCGAGCAGGTCACCGACGACACGGTGGTGTGCCGCTGCGAGGAAGTGCCGGCCGGTGCGGTACGGCAGGCGGTGCGCGAGCTCGGCGCCGGTGATCTGCGGACCGTGAAGCTGCTGACGCGGGCCGGGATGGGCTGGTGCCAGGGCCGGATGTGCGGGCCCGGCGTCGCGGGGGTCGCCGGGTGCCCTGAGACAGCGGGACGCCGACCGTTCGCGCGGCCGGTCCCCCTGGGCGTACTGGCCCGGGCCGGAGAGATCGAGCCTCAGTGA
- a CDS encoding GntR family transcriptional regulator, which yields MAAAQRSSAPAGAAPACAPVLPVLGGKKSSYRERVADALRAALIAGELLPGQVHSAPALAARFGVSATPVREAMLDLAKEGLVDTVPNKGFRVTAVSEKQLDEYTHIRSLIEIPTVVELAATADPISLEALRPAAREIVQAAVSGDLIAYVEADTRFHLGLLALAGNAHLVEVVGDLRKRSRLYGLTPLVKSGRLLASAEEHLELLDALVARDEEAVREVMTRHIGHVRGLWAAQ from the coding sequence ATGGCCGCCGCCCAGCGATCCAGCGCCCCCGCCGGCGCCGCCCCAGCCTGCGCTCCCGTCCTGCCCGTCCTGGGCGGCAAGAAGAGCAGCTACCGGGAGCGGGTCGCCGACGCCCTGCGGGCCGCGCTGATCGCGGGCGAACTGCTGCCGGGGCAGGTGCACTCGGCGCCCGCGCTGGCCGCCCGCTTCGGCGTCTCGGCGACGCCCGTCCGCGAGGCCATGCTCGACCTCGCGAAGGAGGGCCTGGTCGACACCGTGCCCAACAAGGGGTTCCGGGTCACCGCGGTCTCCGAGAAGCAGCTCGACGAGTACACCCACATCCGCTCGCTCATCGAGATCCCCACCGTGGTGGAGTTGGCCGCGACCGCCGACCCGATCTCCCTGGAGGCGTTGCGGCCGGCCGCCCGGGAGATCGTCCAGGCTGCGGTGTCCGGCGACCTGATCGCGTACGTCGAGGCCGACACCCGCTTCCACCTCGGCCTGCTCGCCCTCGCGGGCAACGCCCACCTGGTCGAGGTGGTCGGCGACCTCCGCAAACGCTCCCGCCTGTACGGCCTCACCCCCCTGGTGAAGTCCGGCCGCCTCCTGGCCTCCGCCGAGGAACACCTCGAACTCCTCGACGCGTTGGTCGCCCGCGACGAGGAGGCGGTGCGGGAGGTGATGACCCGGCACATCGGTCATGTGCGGGGGCTGTGGGCGGCGCAGTAG
- a CDS encoding (2Fe-2S)-binding protein, whose protein sequence is MNPLELVRAEPGPAFIVTLDGREIEALPGQTVAAALWTAGVTSWRTTRDTGRPRGIFCGIGVCFDCLVTVNDRPNQRACLMPLRPGDAIRTQEGTGHDD, encoded by the coding sequence GTGAACCCGCTGGAGTTGGTGCGCGCCGAGCCCGGTCCCGCCTTCATCGTCACTCTCGACGGGCGGGAGATCGAGGCGCTGCCCGGGCAGACCGTCGCCGCCGCGCTATGGACGGCCGGCGTCACCTCCTGGCGCACCACCCGGGACACCGGCCGCCCGCGTGGGATCTTCTGCGGCATCGGCGTCTGCTTCGACTGCCTGGTGACCGTCAACGACCGCCCGAACCAACGGGCTTGCCTGATGCCCCTGCGACCGGGCGACGCGATCCGCACCCAGGAGGGAACGGGGCACGATGACTGA
- a CDS encoding pyridoxamine 5'-phosphate oxidase family protein, translating to MSPEPLPAALPQTELTRHRRLRDQGSLHRADLEAILDAGFVCHLGIVVEGRPLVVPTVYGRDERQLYLHGSVASRSLAGGTPVCVTVTHVDGLVLARSVFEHGVNYRSAVIHGEARKVTDPEEKLTGLRLLTDHAAPGQWSYAREPSRKELAATTLLALPLDEASVKIRTGAPDDGDGPDAELGLWAGVLPLTSVWGAPVPDPLLPPKTPVPPHIGRREGTRHG from the coding sequence ATGAGCCCCGAACCGCTTCCCGCCGCGCTCCCGCAGACCGAGCTGACCCGGCATCGCCGCCTGCGCGACCAGGGCAGCCTGCACCGGGCGGACCTGGAGGCGATCCTCGACGCCGGTTTCGTCTGCCATCTGGGGATCGTGGTCGAAGGGCGGCCGCTGGTCGTGCCCACGGTGTACGGGCGGGACGAGCGGCAGCTCTATCTGCACGGCTCGGTGGCCAGCCGCAGTCTCGCGGGCGGTACGCCGGTCTGTGTCACGGTCACCCATGTCGACGGGCTGGTGCTCGCGCGGTCCGTCTTCGAGCACGGCGTCAACTACCGCAGCGCCGTGATCCACGGCGAGGCCCGCAAAGTGACCGACCCCGAGGAGAAACTGACGGGCCTGCGCCTGCTGACCGACCACGCGGCACCCGGGCAGTGGTCGTACGCGCGCGAGCCGAGCCGTAAGGAACTGGCCGCCACCACTCTGCTCGCCCTGCCCCTCGACGAGGCCTCCGTCAAGATCCGCACCGGTGCGCCCGACGACGGCGACGGACCCGACGCTGAGCTGGGGCTGTGGGCCGGTGTGCTTCCGCTCACGTCCGTGTGGGGCGCGCCCGTTCCGGACCCCCTGCTGCCTCCGAAAACGCCCGTGCCGCCTCATATCGGGCGCCGTGAGGGGACCCGGCACGGGTGA